In Trichoderma asperellum chromosome 1, complete sequence, a single window of DNA contains:
- a CDS encoding uncharacterized protein (EggNog:ENOG41), with product MSDIKHMNFQTANIPSSPLYSAKSYKAEPFDKVGRKDKGKKTAKAIIDSYAWGRILIITGYSDQKRILEEKIAELPPQEVPPGLISIRTSDDSPSYEAEVVVCDLVRTEKAGFLVEDERLVVMTTRAQPLLYTAGSKS from the exons ATGAGCGACATAAAGCATATGAACTTCCAAACGGCAAAT ATTCCCAGTT CTCCGCTCTACTCGGCCAAGTCATACAAAGCCGAACCCTTCGACAAGGTGGGGCGTAAagacaaaggcaaaaagactGCGAAGGCCATCATCGATTCATACGCATGGGGACGTATCCTGATCATCACAGGATACAGTGACCAGAAGCGTATACTGGAAGAGAAGATCGCCGAACTCCCACCACAGGAAGTACCTCCAGGTCTCATTTCGATCAGAACAAGCGACGACTCCCCCAGCTACGAAGCCGAAGTGGTAGTCTGCGACCTGGTCAGAACCGAGAAGGCAGGTTTCCTCGTGGAAGACGAACGACTGGTAGTCATGACTACACGCGCCCAGCCACTCCTATATACAGCAGGCAGTAAGTCGTAG
- the GOT1 gene encoding Golgi Transport (EggNog:ENOG41~TransMembrane:4 (i12-31o37-58i70-90o102-124i)) — protein sequence MSMWLSDNQKIGVVFCSGGGLFLVGGVMLFFDRAMLAMGNILFLIGLTIIIGPQKTFLFFARKQKAKGTAAFFAGLTLILIKWTFIGFIVEAYGIAVLFGDFLGTIAGFARGLPVIGTYIGMLVDRMGLGRRNAELPV from the exons ATGTCGATGTGGCTGTCGGATAACCAGA AGATTGGGGTGGTTTTCTGCTCTGGCG GTggtctcttcctcgtcggtGGAGTGATGCTCTTCTTTGATCGGGCCAT GCTTGCGATGGGAAAT atcctcttcctcatcggctTGACAATCATCATCGGTCCTCAAAAGacattcctcttcttcgcccgAAAACAGAAAGCAAAAGGCACAGCCGCCTTCTTCGCGGGTCTCACGCTAATACTGATAAAATGGACATTCATCGGCTTCATAGTAGAAGCGTACGGCATCGCCGTATTGTTCGGAGATTTCCTGGGTACGATTGCTGGATTCGCTCGAGGCCTGCCCGTCATCGGAACATATATCGGCATGCTTGTGGATCGGATGGGTTTAGGGCGTCGCAACGCTGAGCTGCCCGTCTAA
- a CDS encoding uncharacterized protein (BUSCO:EOG092D48Y7), translating into MSWQAFVDTSLVATGHITKGAIISIAGDSAWASSPDLTISPAEMKVIASIVAKDQAATDKAFAEGLYVGGQRYVLARADDNIYARAGRDGVAITPSKAAIVIGIHGETQVAGNATSVVVALAEHLKGTGY; encoded by the exons ATGTCCTGGCAAG CTTTCGTCGACACTAG CCTGGTCGCTACCGGCCACATCACCAAGGGCGCCATTATCAGCATCGCTGGCGACAGCGCCTGGGCCTCTTCCCCTGACCTGACC ATTTCCCCCGCCGAGATGAAGGTTATTGCCAGCATCGTCGCCAAGGACCAAGCTGCCACCGACAAGGCTTTTGCCGAGGGTCTTTACGTTGGCGGCCAGCGCTACGTCCTGGCCCGAGCTGACGACAACATCTACGCACGAGCT GGTCGTGACGGTGTTGCCATCACCCCCTCCAAGGCCGCCATCGTTATCGGCATCCACGGCGAGACCCAGGTTGCCGGAAACGCCACCTCAGTCGTTGTTGCCCTCGCCGAGCACCTCAAGGGTACCGGATACTAA
- a CDS encoding uncharacterized protein (EggNog:ENOG41): MGWFSKGQTGAGATMHSQDGSEYEVAHSSTPTYAASEGGPQKWADHRDYKYAHGPQSLSSLAAESTASLPNQNNNPYLSSGLDANSAAGRLRQVDQLEFSRSTDQISIQSKASFSSHQSASTRPKEPRNYKQYHIPIRAEVPSPASNPGNTPTSYLMAPSLIGGDETPTGIGMALGSPSHPPGSSELPWQTGTLTTVTSGGHAQEPAPNAGGPSRSMSKRWNPFSRTKSKRSKPVETSTSRSLGTDTGKSTVDLTNVAKNGDDLGSEKNKGEKESDSRGTGPVLRKDSSSSVSKSPPKDVPGLPYQRDFAAPTRNPPVPPQPQFQPSKLLEVEIPTTQMERFSVMFGTILKKQPSEYQYFLQQAQQSWQTQPSAAPEQAENPQESRKPEETQQHQPKQTPEQLRKPSKESVESQESQQVLSPLKPKLSVRRQVKLDKLKVPAAKEFRDGSIPVEIVVPHRRSTSPLPKSSPSFSLFPQDQAPINNPPPRASSRMRSNTSPAMVNFPTPAMYKAPKGLRKRTTSVSNPSQDEPLPTDSQMTPERREKLISKFHRKESTSSEASVPKVAGQLSESPASITAPVSVAAPVQPRSILKKPSGPPPQPLNRTAEPKPPPSQRVSPSQRVSPSQKVSPTQKASPSQRTAPPKHQHQKSTTSIRTNADEEEVERALYEAVEISIARQISVSRQQRNIVVPLMRSASRRVPGEAAAEVAALIKPEKNKRIVETRTATPQLVHPEEEGRLGQSGYRKSSRVVLEGA, encoded by the coding sequence ATGGGCTGGTTCAGCAAGGGACAGACAGGGGCTGGCGCAACCATGCACAGCCAAGATGGCTCCGAATATGAGGTTGCCCACAGTAGCACGCCGACTTATGCAGCATCAGAAGGGGGCCCGCAAAAATGGGCAGATCACAGAGATTACAAGTACGCTCATGGGCCGCAATCTCTCAGTTCCCTTGCGGCAGAGAGCACTGCCAGTCTCCCCAACCAAAACAACAATCCTTATCTTTCTTCGGGCCTGGATGCCAATTCTGCCGCCGGACGGCTTAGACAGGTTGATCAGTTGGAATTTAGCAGGTCTACCGATCAGATCAGTATACAATCGAAAGCGTCCTTCTCTAGCCATCAATCCGCGAGTACGAGACCCAAGGAGCCGAGGAACTACAAGCAATACCATATCCCGATTCGAGCCGAAGTACCGTCACCAGCATCGAACCCTGGAAACACACCAACTTCCTATCTAATGGCACCATCATTAATAGGCGGAGATGAGACACCCACGGGGATAGGGATGGCGCTTGGAAGCCCAAGTCATCCTCCTGGATCTTCTGAGTTGCCATGGCAGACTGGAACCTTGACGACCGTAACTTCAGGGGGACATGCACAAGAACCAGCTCCTAATGCCGGTGGCCCGTCAAGATCAATGTCAAAAAGGTGGAATCCTTTTAGCAGGACGAAGTCAAAAAGATCCAAGCCGGTAGAGACCTCTACCTCGCGATCGCTGGGTACAGATACTGGGAAAAGCACGGTGGATCTTACGAACGTAGCAAAGAACGGCGATGACTTGGGGAGTGAAAAGAACAAGGGCGAGAAAGAGAGTGACAGCAGAGGTACAGGGCCCGTATTGCGCAAGGACAGCTCAAGCAGCGTATCGAAATCTCCTCCCAAAGATGTTCCTGGATTGCCGTATCAACGAGATTTTGCGGCACCGACGCGTAACCCCCCCGTTCCGCCACAGCCTCAATTTCAGCCCTCGAAGCTTCTGGAGGTTGAAATCCCAACAACTCAGATGGAAAGATTCAGCGTCATGTTTGGAACCATTCTTAAGAAGCAACCGTCTGAATATCAATACTTCTTACAACAAGCTCAGCAGTCCTGGCAGACTCAGCCATCGGCCGCACCAGAGCAGGCTGAGAACCCACAAGAGTCGCGGAAGCCCGAGGAaacacagcagcatcagcctaAACAAACCCCAGAGCAATTGAGGAAACCATCAAAGGAATCGGTCGAATCTCAAGAATCACAACAAGTATTGTCACCGCTCAAACCAAAGTTGTCAGTCCGACGACAGGTCAAGCTGGACAAGCTAAAGGTACCCGCAGCCAAGGAATTCCGAGATGGCTCTATTCCTGTCGAGATTGTGGTACCTCACCGGCGATCGACTTCACCTTTGCCAAAAAGCTCACcctcattttctctcttcccccaaGATCAAGCCCCCATAAACAACCCCCCTCCAAGAGCCTCGTCACGCATGCGATCCAACACCTCCCCTGCAATGGTCAACTTTCCGACTCCTGCTATGTACAAAGCACCAAAAGGATTAAGGAAAAGGACCACTTCTGTTTCTAATCCTTCTCAGGATGAGCCTTTGCCCACAGATAGTCAAATGACACCGGAGCGGCGCGAGAAGCTTATTTCCAAGTTCCACCGTAAAGAATCGACATCATCAGAGGCCTCCGTGCCAAAAGTCGCCGGACAGCTATCAGAATCCCCTGCTTCCATAACTGCACCAGTTTCTGTAGCTGCGCCAGTGCAGCCTCGATCAATTCTGAAGAAACCATCTGGACCGCCACCACAACCACTGAATCGCACAGCGGAGCCCAAACCGCCACCATCCCAAAGGGTGTCACCATCCCAAAGAGTTTCACCGTCTCAAAAAGTCTCACCAACCCAAAAAGCTTCACCATCACAAAGAACTGCGCCTCCGAAACATCAACACCAGAAGTCCACAACTTCTATTCGTACCAAcgcagacgaagaagaagtcgaaaGAGCCCTGTACGAGGCTGTGGAAATATCCATTGCGCGTCAAATTAGCGTCTCAAGGCAGCAGCGTAATATCGTGGTGCCTTTGATGCGTTCCGCCTCAAGGAGGGTGCCTGGAGAGGCTGCAGCGGAAGTGGCCGCTTTGATCAAACCAGAAAAGAACAAGCGAATTGTTGAGACGAGGACCGCGACGCCGCAGTTGGTAcacccagaagaagagggccgtCTTGGGCAGAGTGGTTATCGGAAGAGCTCGCGCGTGGTGCTCGAGGGTGCATGA
- the YKT6 gene encoding palmitoyltransferase (BUSCO:EOG092D3VNW), whose product MKLHYIGIIRNDSQPAHEIVAEKELSAYSRFTRSNYGEFMTLFAKTVAERTRPAQRQDVEEQDYTFHAYGRTEGICGIIISDHQYPALVAHQLLSKVVDEFLSKHPRSSWANGDVTLPFPELTDYLAKYQDPQQADSIMKIQKELDETKIVLHKTIESVLQRGEKIDDLVAKSDGLSAQSKMFYQQAKKQNSCCVLM is encoded by the exons ATGAAGCTTCACTACATCGGC ATCATCCGCAACGACTCCCAGCCCGCTCACGAGATCGTCGCAGAGAAGGAGCTGAGCGCCTACTCCCGCTTCACACGCAGCAA CTATGGCGAGTTCATGACCCTTTTCGCGAAGACCGTCGCCGAGCGCACTCGACCAGCCCAGCGACAAGACGTTGAAGAGCAAG ACTACACCTTCCACGCCTACGGCCGCACCGAGGGCATctgcggcatcatcatctccgacCACCAATACCCCGCCCTGGTCGCCCACCAGCTCCTCAGCAAGGTCGTCGACGAGTTCCTCTCCAAGCACCCGCGCTCCTCATGGGCCAATGGCGACGTCACCCTGCCCTTCCCCGAACTGACGGACTACCTCGCCAAGTACCAGGACCCCCAGCAGGCCGACAGCATCATGAAGATCCAGAAGGAGCTGGACGAGACCAAGATTGTGCTGCACAAGACTATCGAGAGCGTGCTGCAGCGAGGAGAGAAGATTGATGATTTGGTGGCGAAGAGCGATGGTCTGAGCGCTCAGAGCAAAATGTTCTACC AGcaagcaaagaagcaaaactctTGCTGCGTGTTGATGTAA